The sequence below is a genomic window from Brachyhypopomus gauderio isolate BG-103 chromosome 5, BGAUD_0.2, whole genome shotgun sequence.
GGGGGATACTCAGGGGAAAGGATTCGTTTTAAGCACAGTGTGTTACACAGGAATTACTGCAGTTTTGGCATCTTTCAGCTCCAGACTCTGGAGACATGCGGTGGCTATGAGGCACTTGGTGCCTgcgtgtaaacacacacaagtaGTGAGTAGGTGGGTGGAGCCTTAGCCTTGGTTTGGTCAGAGAATGTTTAATATCAGTAAACAGTGTTTTTACATTGAGTCTCTGAAGTAATAAACTCCTCCTGCCTAACTCGAcacaattatatatatttatttaaatactatagttgttttttttatactgcATAGTTGTGTTGCCATATTATGCCTCACTTAGCATTTGTCTGTGAAGAACAGTGCACTTAAAATAATGTTTCGTAAtgacctctgctctctctcccagCATGCAGCAGCAGTGTGTGGCTGTTCTGGCCCTCTTGGTCATTACAGCGGTGCTGGCAGAGGGTGGCAAGGCAGAGAAACAAGGTGAGAAAATTGTGCTGCACACAGAACGCAGGCCCAGCCATCTACAGTCTATAAGTGTCTAAATCTGAATAGTCTGTGCAGAACAGACGAAAGGAGCTATATGCGGTGGTTTGAAAAACATCTCTGAtgtgaaactgtgtgtgtgtgtgtgctcttacatgtgtgtgtgcacgggcTCTCTCAGGTAAAAAGGAGCGTAAGTCAGACTGTGGTGAGTGGcagtggagtgtgtgcgtgGCTAATGAGGGGGACTGTGGCCTGGGCACCAGGGAGGGCACCCGCACCGGCACCGAGTGCAAGCAGACCATCAAAACACAGCGCTGCAAGATCCCGTGTAACTGGAAGAAGCAGTTCGGAGGTGAGCGCCGGGCATGTGTGAACAGAGCCAAAACCCACTCTGCCTGTCATTTGCATCCACTTACCTTCACGTCCACTCACCTCTGCTTCACAGCTGCTTCACACAATGAGCCCAGAACATGGTGTCGCGTGAGATAAAGGCACTTCAGTGTCTCACCCTGAACACAGATTCCATTTACATGTCAGCGCCTTGAGAATGCAAGACTGTGCCATtgagaggtggtgttggagtggtggcatatgtgtgtgtgtgtgtgtgtgtgtgtgtgtgtgtgtgtgtgtgtgtgtgtgtgtgtgtgtatgtgtgtgtgtgtgtgcctatgaAGGGCAAGTTTGTTCTGCCTCCAAATGTTCGGTTATGCTATTATATTAGACATGAGTTCCAGTAACTGAGATATACTGTATGTAATACTATAATATGGTCAAGTGAATTTGTGTAATACTGCTTTAGTAATAGCTGTTACTACTACATGCCAGAAAGATGTGTGAGGAAGAGGTCGGAATGAATGTTCTTTGGGACCCCACCCCAAAATGCCAATATTCATGTTGATCTATCAACATTGTGTGGAGTCAGTAATGACCAGATCAAGATTGTGACCTCTCGTGGCCACGAGGACATCAAAAAGTCCCCCCAATATTCATGTCAGTGATCACATAAATCTGTCCAGTGAatgaaaaatagaaaaaaaaattgcaaaACAGCAGGAGAGGCATTAACATATACAGAATGGAGAGAGAAGATTACACGTTTTGTAGAGGAAATATTTGGTTTGGTTggccaatacatataatttttcAGATATGTAATTTATCAGATTATAATGATACATTGCAATAAGAGTGTGTAATAACACAATAAGTATGTGTAGTAAGaatataataactacattataAATTGTAATAATTGAAATAACAACATGTAATAactatgtaataataataacagtgtGCAATAACTAATTGTAATAACTAAAATGTATTAGTGTTGTGTTATTATATTAGTGTAATATAACTAATAATATAACCAGTGTTATTATAACAATGTAATAACTCACTGGTATACCTTACAGTGTATTAACTGTGTAATAACAGTGTAATAGCATGTTAtaaaactttgtaattacaATTTAACATTGTGTTATTACAGTTACAGTGTATGATATATTATGTATAATAGCTATGTAATAACAAGTTGTAATAACAATGAAATTAcatatgtaattgcaatgtgtaACAACTATTTAACAAGCACAAAACttataaaatacaaaacaatTATTTGATTACTGTAACGATTTAACAGGGAAGGGGTGACGCAATAGAGGGTtttgaatatttaataaaaGATACGCAACAAAACCAGAAGCAGAACCAACCTGGCATAAGGAGAAGCGAACAACGGAAGGAGGACTCAAACAATGACATGGGGTATACACTAACAGCAATAATCAAGAGGGTCAACgaagcacgcacatacacaagcAATGAAACATTAACCAACCAAAGAATACAAACACAGGAAAACTAACAGCGACACTAACCAGTACAGGCGTGTAAACATGAAATCTAAACAGAGAGACAGCGAActaaacacaaacactactATAAGAAATCCAAACAGAGAGACAGCGATCTAGACACAAACCCTACTAAACACGTAGGGAGGGGAAGAACAGAGAGTAAAAGCAGATGAGAACAAAATAAACTTTTGTGAACAAGACAGACGTAGAACACGAGCCAAAAACTAACCTGGACTGGACAGCAACACACGCTAATAACACTGGGCAACTCAAACTACAAACCAGAACCACACAGCAAGTAGATAAAGGAGAGCGCGGGGTAAGGCGAAAGGGAGACAgaacaaacaatgaccgacacgggagcaaaacactagggggtttttatacactggaaacaagacggtgaaacgagactcaggtgtgtgtgacaaATGACGAGgtcgtgacagacagagggag
It includes:
- the ptn gene encoding pleiotrophin, translated to MQQQCVAVLALLVITAVLAEGGKAEKQGKKERKSDCGEWQWSVCVANEGDCGLGTREGTRTGTECKQTIKTQRCKIPCNWKKQFGGECKYDFQEWGECDVATGVKNRTGVLKRALMDASCPSTVSATKPCGKTKLKQQDSRKPKGDGKKREQALAD